The Eriocheir sinensis breed Jianghai 21 chromosome 49, ASM2467909v1, whole genome shotgun sequence genome has a segment encoding these proteins:
- the LOC126981950 gene encoding zinc finger protein OZF-like encodes MEVVLPPGNIVSWEQSPPPQPPQPQPQPQPQPHQQQQPQSQPQPQAQPQQPQSQEQSSSGLVSYAHCDYCGEELYASASHSCKKLFKCQECGKAFSHKSALSKHEFTHTGIKNYQCQDCGERFAQKSNLIRHGLTHSTNKRFECPDCGERFTQKSNLNRHRLTHSSVKNFQCQQCGERFTQKSNLTRHALTHSSFKRYQCQECGEKFTQKSNLTRHGLTHTSMKSFECDQCGERFTQKSNLNRHTLTHSNIKNFECLECGERFAQKSNLTTHTLAHAGVKKFACDVCGKQFSLKHSLTNHTLIHSGAKDYHCEVCEKSFTLKRYLSRHMQTHTKVEKKD; translated from the coding sequence ATGGAGGTGGTGCTGCCTCCTGGGAACATCGTCAGCTGGGAGCAGTCTCCGCCGCCCCAGCCGCCAcagccccagccccagccccagcctcaaccacatcaacaacaacagccccagtCACAACCACAGCCACAGGCGCAGCCGCAGCAACCACAGTCGCAGGAACAGTCGTCCTCGGGTCTGGTGAGCTATGCACACTGCGACTACTGTGGGGAGGAGCTCTACGCCTCGGCGAGCCACTCCTGCAAGAAGCTCTTTAAGTGCCAGGAATGCGGCAAAGCTTTCTCCCACAAGAGTGCGCTGTCCAAGCATGAGTTCACACACACTGGGATCAAGAACTACCAGTGCCAGGACTGCGGGGAACGCTTCGCCCAGAAGAGTAACCTCATCCGCCACGGCCTGACGCACTCCACCAACAAGCGGTTCGAGTGCCCGGACTGCGGCGAACGCTTCACGCAGAAAAGCAACCTCAACCGCCACCGCCTGACCCACTCCAGCGTCAAGAACTTCCAGTGCCAGCAGTGTGGGGAAAGGTTCACCCAGAAGAGCAACCTGACGCGGCATGCCCTCACCCACTCCAGCTTCAAGCGCTACCAGTGCCAGGAGTGCGGCGAGAAGTTCACCCAGAAGAGCAACCTGACGCGGCACGGCCTGACACACACCAGCATGAAGAGCTTCGAGTGCGACCAGTGCGGGGAACGCTTCACCCAGAAGAGCAACCTGAacaggcacacacttacacactctAACATCAAGAACTTTGAGTGCCTGGAGTGCGGCGAGAGGTTTGCACAGAAGAGCAACCTGACCACTCACACGCTGGCCCACGCCGGCGTGAAGAAGTTTGCGTGCGACGTCTGCGGGAAGCAGTTCAGCCTGAAGCACAGCCTGACCAACCACACGCTTATCCACAGCGGCGCCAAGGACTACCACTGCGAGGTGTGCGAGAAGAGCTTCACCCTCAAGCGCTACCTCAGCCGCCACATGCAGACGCACACCAAGGTGGAGAAGAAAGACTGA